In the genome of Desulfotignum phosphitoxidans DSM 13687, one region contains:
- a CDS encoding CaiB/BaiF CoA transferase family protein → MSALKNVKILDLTRVLSGPFCTAMLADMGAEVIKVEHPMGGDGAREPSAAVNGESLYFMSLNRGKKGITLNLKDKKGLEILKSLIKKSDVIVENFRPGVMGKLGLSYPDVKKINPGIIYASISGFGQDSPMKHLPAFDLVAQAMGGIMSINGQKGAPPTRVGVSLGDTSTALYTAFAIVTALYNREKTGYGQSIDVSMVDSIFSLLEMSLFSYLGDEKEVQGRMGSRHPTSYPYDVFEAKDGYFTIATFDNTGFSRLCEVMDRAELMEDERFLTDTIRGKNDAALKEIIHSWSNELTVEQVLDILEQARVPASPIYNIQQIAESDHIKAREMLVPVDHPVAGPTRIPAMPVKFSHTRATIQGPSPLLGEHTKEVLKNELGFDDQFIKKLADNKII, encoded by the coding sequence ATGAGTGCATTAAAGAATGTTAAAATCCTGGATCTGACCCGGGTATTGAGCGGCCCCTTTTGCACGGCCATGCTGGCAGATATGGGCGCTGAGGTCATCAAGGTGGAACATCCCATGGGCGGAGACGGAGCCAGGGAACCTTCAGCCGCCGTCAACGGGGAAAGCCTCTACTTCATGTCCCTGAACCGGGGGAAAAAAGGCATTACCTTAAACCTTAAGGATAAAAAAGGGCTTGAGATCCTCAAATCCCTGATCAAAAAATCAGACGTGATTGTGGAAAATTTTCGCCCAGGGGTCATGGGAAAGCTGGGCTTGTCCTACCCTGACGTCAAAAAAATCAACCCGGGTATCATCTATGCATCCATTTCCGGGTTCGGTCAGGACAGTCCCATGAAACATCTGCCCGCTTTTGATCTGGTGGCCCAGGCCATGGGGGGCATCATGAGCATCAACGGCCAGAAAGGGGCGCCCCCCACCCGGGTGGGTGTCTCCTTAGGGGACACCTCCACAGCGTTGTACACTGCTTTTGCCATAGTCACTGCCCTGTACAACAGGGAAAAAACCGGATATGGCCAGTCCATTGATGTCTCCATGGTGGATTCGATTTTCTCCCTTTTGGAAATGTCCCTGTTCTCCTATCTGGGTGATGAAAAAGAAGTTCAGGGACGTATGGGCTCCCGTCACCCCACAAGCTACCCCTATGATGTATTCGAGGCGAAAGACGGGTATTTCACTATTGCCACCTTTGACAATACAGGCTTTTCCCGGCTCTGCGAGGTCATGGACCGGGCCGAACTTATGGAAGATGAGCGATTTTTGACGGACACCATCAGAGGAAAGAACGATGCAGCCCTCAAGGAGATCATTCACTCCTGGTCAAACGAACTGACCGTTGAACAGGTCCTGGATATCCTTGAGCAGGCTAGAGTCCCTGCATCTCCTATCTACAATATTCAGCAGATTGCAGAAAGCGATCACATCAAAGCAAGGGAGATGCTGGTCCCTGTGGACCACCCCGTTGCTGGTCCGACTAGGATTCCGGCCATGCCTGTGAAATTCTCCCATACAAGGGCGACCATCCAGGGTCCCTCTCCTTTGCTGGGTGAACATACCAAAGAGGTATTGAAAAACGAACTCGGGTTTGACGACCAGTTCATCAAAAAGTTGGCAGACAACAAAATCATATAA
- a CDS encoding urocanate hydratase, producing the protein MKNIDVSNAMTISIQNIFTELPQMPEFEYGIRRAPKRSLHLNKDEITLALKNALRYLPEEWHEKMAPEFLDELMTFGRIYGYRFRPVGRIKGLPIDEYKGKCVEGKAFQVMIDNNLDFEIALYPYEMVTYGETGQVCQNWMQYHVIKKYLENLTEDQTLVVESGHPLGLFKSSPSSPRTIITNAMMVGLFNDQENWERAISLGVANYGQMTAGGWMYIGPQGIVHGTYGTLLNAARLELGVPEDGDLTGKLFVTSGLGGMSGAQGKAVEIANGVGIIAEVDESRIQTRFDQGWVSKVTKSPAESFELAKTAVAAKEAMAIAFHGNVVDLLEYAVNNGIHIELLSDQTSCHVAHGGGYCPQGLTFEQRTEMLKDDPEEFTKKVDESLTHHYELIKILVDRGTYFFDYGNAFMRAVFDAGVTEICKNGENTMDGFIFPSYVEDIMGPLMFDYGYGPFRWVCLSGKEEDLLKTDQAAMECIDPERRFQDRDNYIWIRDAHKNQLVVGTQARILYQDAMGRVNIALKFNDMVRKGDIGPIMLGRDHHDTGGTDSPFRETANIKDGSNIMADMAVQCFAGNCARGMSLVALHNGGGVGIGKAVNGGFGLVLDGSARIDSIIKRAMLWDVMGGVARRAWARNEHSMETCMAFNEMSQGQAHVTIPYIADENLISELVNERIK; encoded by the coding sequence ATGAAAAATATTGACGTTTCCAATGCAATGACCATCAGTATCCAAAATATTTTCACTGAACTGCCCCAGATGCCTGAATTCGAATACGGTATCAGAAGGGCCCCCAAGCGTTCCCTGCACCTGAACAAAGATGAAATCACCTTGGCTCTTAAAAATGCCTTAAGATATCTGCCCGAAGAATGGCATGAAAAAATGGCACCGGAATTTTTAGACGAACTTATGACCTTTGGAAGGATTTACGGATATCGGTTCAGGCCCGTCGGCCGGATCAAAGGACTTCCCATTGATGAGTACAAGGGAAAATGTGTCGAGGGCAAGGCCTTCCAGGTCATGATAGACAATAACCTGGATTTTGAAATCGCCCTTTACCCCTATGAAATGGTTACCTACGGGGAAACCGGCCAGGTCTGCCAGAACTGGATGCAATACCATGTCATTAAAAAATACCTGGAAAATCTCACCGAAGACCAGACCCTGGTGGTGGAGTCCGGCCATCCTCTGGGCTTATTCAAATCTTCTCCCTCTTCACCCAGGACTATTATCACCAACGCTATGATGGTGGGGCTGTTCAATGATCAGGAAAACTGGGAAAGAGCCATATCCCTGGGGGTTGCCAATTACGGCCAGATGACCGCAGGCGGATGGATGTATATTGGTCCCCAGGGCATTGTCCACGGCACATACGGCACCCTTTTAAACGCCGCTCGCCTGGAACTTGGGGTTCCTGAAGACGGCGATCTTACTGGAAAACTGTTTGTCACTTCTGGTTTGGGAGGTATGAGTGGTGCCCAGGGCAAGGCTGTTGAGATCGCCAACGGCGTGGGCATCATTGCAGAAGTGGATGAATCCAGGATCCAGACCCGATTTGATCAAGGCTGGGTCAGCAAAGTCACAAAGAGTCCTGCAGAAAGCTTTGAGTTGGCAAAGACTGCTGTGGCCGCCAAAGAGGCTATGGCCATTGCCTTTCACGGAAATGTGGTGGATCTGTTGGAATATGCCGTAAACAATGGCATCCACATTGAACTGCTCTCAGACCAGACCTCCTGTCATGTGGCCCATGGCGGCGGATACTGCCCCCAAGGCCTGACCTTTGAGCAGCGAACCGAGATGCTCAAGGATGATCCGGAAGAGTTCACCAAAAAGGTGGATGAATCTTTGACCCACCATTATGAGCTGATCAAGATCCTCGTGGACCGGGGCACATATTTTTTTGACTACGGCAATGCCTTTATGCGCGCTGTATTCGACGCCGGGGTCACAGAGATCTGCAAAAACGGTGAAAACACCATGGACGGTTTTATTTTTCCCTCCTATGTGGAAGATATCATGGGGCCTTTGATGTTTGACTACGGCTACGGCCCCTTCAGATGGGTCTGCCTGTCCGGCAAGGAGGAAGACCTGCTCAAGACCGACCAGGCCGCTATGGAGTGTATTGACCCCGAACGCAGATTCCAGGACAGGGATAACTATATCTGGATCCGGGATGCCCACAAGAATCAGCTTGTTGTTGGTACTCAGGCCAGAATACTCTACCAGGATGCCATGGGACGGGTGAATATTGCCCTGAAGTTCAATGACATGGTTAGAAAAGGAGACATCGGTCCTATCATGCTGGGTCGGGACCATCATGACACCGGCGGCACGGATTCTCCCTTCAGGGAAACCGCCAACATCAAGGACGGCTCCAACATTATGGCCGACATGGCGGTTCAGTGTTTTGCGGGTAACTGTGCCAGGGGCATGAGCCTTGTGGCTCTTCACAATGGGGGCGGGGTTGGTATCGGCAAGGCCGTTAACGGCGGATTCGGTCTGGTTCTGGACGGCAGTGCGAGAATTGATTCCATAATAAAAAGAGCCATGCTCTGGGATGTCATGGGTGGGGTGGCTCGACGTGCCTGGGCCAGAAATGAGCATTCCATGGAAACCTGCATGGCCTTTAACGAGATGAGCCAGGGACAGGCCCATGTGACGATTCCTTATATTGCCGATGAAAATTTGATCTCAGAACTTGTTAATGAACGAATAAAATAA
- a CDS encoding 2-oxoacid:acceptor oxidoreductase family protein, which yields MERSRIVFSGSGGQGVITAAIILAKAAVLFEGKNAIQSQSYGAAARGGATRSDVLISDTTIDFPKVIQPNILISLTQESYNTFSGIIRPGGLLLVDSRYVNIAKKVDAKHVTLPMYDRVMEEIKKPIVFNICMLGALIGLTDLIKPESILKVLGTTIPKDFMNMNQKALELGVQLIKSASH from the coding sequence ATGGAACGGTCAAGAATTGTTTTCTCAGGTTCAGGTGGACAAGGGGTTATCACTGCTGCCATCATCCTTGCCAAGGCTGCTGTTCTTTTCGAAGGGAAAAATGCCATCCAGTCCCAGAGTTACGGTGCCGCCGCCAGGGGGGGAGCCACCCGGAGCGACGTGCTGATTTCAGATACCACCATCGACTTTCCCAAGGTCATCCAGCCCAACATACTGATCAGCCTGACCCAGGAAAGCTATAACACCTTTTCGGGCATCATCCGCCCCGGAGGTCTCCTGCTGGTGGATTCAAGATATGTCAACATCGCAAAAAAAGTGGATGCAAAACATGTTACCCTGCCCATGTATGACAGGGTAATGGAGGAAATCAAGAAACCCATTGTTTTTAATATCTGCATGCTGGGGGCTTTGATCGGGCTCACCGACCTCATTAAGCCCGAGTCCATATTAAAAGTCCTGGGAACAACCATTCCCAAAGATTTCATGAATATGAATCAAAAGGCCCTCGAATTAGGTGTGCAACTGATAAAATCTGCTTCACATTAA
- the ftcD gene encoding glutamate formimidoyltransferase: MKKIIECVPNFSEGRDQTIINAIAEAIRNTKGVTLLDVDPGKSTNRTVYTFVGDEETIIEGALAGARIAKEKIDMRTHKGEHPRFGAMDVCPFIPVANVTMEECAEISKKFAKRAGEELNVPFFLYEEASDRDYRKKLPDVRKGEYEALEERLKYPEWTPDFGPSEFVPTWGATATGARMFLIAYNVNILGTSNQAHRIALDLREAGRGKNQPGKLKDVKGMGWFVDEYNMAQVTVNLNNYNVTPIHVLFEEVKKGAEELNIAVAGSEIVGIVPLESLLMAAEYYIEKEELFIYQEEQKVRLAIERLGLNSVAPFNPKEKIIEYIVAEAPDEPLATMSVRGFIEEISARTSAPGGGSASAAMAAIGTGLGAMVAKLTQGVRKFEHKEAQMQAVIPILHDLTQSLIPMIDKDTSAFNEYMEGLRMPKSTDEEKAARKTKMQAGLKTAIQVPLNTMCLGDKAWDALITTAEHSNPASKSDVQVGAKALETGIWGAFQNVLINMADIEDEDFKAETLAQAQTMEQRSRRKCAQVLAILDKI, from the coding sequence ATGAAAAAAATTATCGAATGTGTCCCCAATTTCAGTGAGGGCCGGGACCAGACAATTATTAATGCCATAGCCGAGGCGATCCGCAACACCAAAGGGGTCACTCTCCTGGATGTAGATCCTGGAAAATCCACAAACCGGACCGTCTATACTTTTGTAGGCGATGAGGAAACCATCATTGAGGGTGCCTTGGCCGGGGCCCGGATAGCCAAGGAAAAAATCGACATGCGGACCCATAAGGGTGAACATCCGAGGTTCGGAGCTATGGATGTCTGTCCGTTTATCCCTGTGGCCAATGTGACCATGGAAGAATGTGCTGAAATTTCCAAAAAATTTGCCAAGCGGGCAGGAGAAGAGCTCAACGTTCCTTTTTTCCTCTATGAAGAAGCCTCTGACCGGGATTATAGAAAAAAACTGCCCGATGTCAGAAAAGGAGAATACGAGGCTTTGGAAGAGCGGCTCAAGTATCCTGAATGGACCCCTGATTTTGGACCTTCCGAATTTGTTCCTACCTGGGGTGCTACGGCAACCGGCGCCCGAATGTTTCTCATCGCCTACAATGTCAACATTCTTGGTACCTCCAATCAGGCCCACAGGATAGCCCTGGACCTGAGAGAAGCAGGACGCGGAAAAAATCAGCCGGGCAAACTCAAGGATGTCAAGGGTATGGGATGGTTTGTGGATGAATACAACATGGCTCAGGTAACAGTGAATCTGAACAATTACAACGTTACCCCCATCCACGTTCTTTTTGAAGAAGTAAAAAAAGGAGCTGAGGAACTGAATATTGCCGTTGCCGGTTCTGAGATCGTAGGTATTGTCCCTCTGGAATCACTGCTTATGGCAGCAGAATACTACATTGAAAAAGAAGAGCTGTTCATCTATCAGGAGGAACAGAAGGTTCGCCTGGCCATTGAACGGCTGGGTCTTAACTCCGTTGCCCCTTTTAATCCCAAGGAAAAAATCATCGAATATATTGTGGCTGAAGCACCTGACGAACCACTGGCGACCATGAGTGTCAGGGGCTTCATAGAAGAAATATCAGCCAGGACTTCTGCCCCGGGCGGTGGATCTGCCTCTGCTGCCATGGCTGCGATCGGTACCGGCCTTGGCGCCATGGTTGCCAAGCTTACCCAGGGAGTCCGGAAGTTCGAACATAAGGAAGCTCAGATGCAGGCGGTGATTCCAATTCTACATGATTTAACTCAGTCGCTGATCCCAATGATTGATAAAGATACTTCAGCCTTTAACGAGTATATGGAAGGGTTGCGCATGCCCAAGAGTACGGATGAGGAAAAGGCAGCCCGTAAAACCAAGATGCAGGCCGGACTCAAAACAGCTATCCAGGTCCCCCTGAACACCATGTGCCTGGGGGACAAGGCTTGGGATGCACTGATCACAACCGCAGAACACAGCAACCCTGCCTCCAAATCCGATGTTCAGGTCGGCGCAAAGGCATTGGAAACCGGTATTTGGGGGGCTTTTCAGAATGTTTTGATCAATATGGCTGACATTGAGGACGAGGACTTCAAGGCCGAGACTCTGGCCCAGGCCCAAACCATGGAACAAAGATCTCGGAGAAAATGCGCCCAGGTCTTGGCCATTCTGGATAAAATTTAA
- the hutI gene encoding imidazolonepropionase, translating into MSDLGIIENGGVLILDGKITAVGPSHEVTKGINEKEITVIDAAGKAVIPGFVDSHTHFVFGGYRPDEFAWRLRGDSYMDIMNRGGGIANSVGATRKASLDELLVVGTRRLDSMLSFGVTTVEGKSGYGLDRKTELKQLEAMARLNKSHALDIAPTFLGAHAVPTEFKGKTDEFVDHVMEILPEVKEKGLAEFCDIFCEENVFSVDQSRRLLVRAKELGLGVKIHADEIVQLGGTELAAELGAVSADHLLQASEQGIRDLAASGTVATLLPGTAFSLKEDYAQGRSMIDHGCAVALATDFNPGSCFSNSIPLIYALACLYMKLSPEEALTALTINGAAAVGRADTIGSIDVGKQGDLVILEYPSYRFIPYHVGVNTVETVIKTGKIVFSKKL; encoded by the coding sequence ATGTCTGATCTGGGCATCATAGAAAATGGTGGTGTGCTTATCCTTGACGGAAAAATCACTGCAGTAGGCCCCTCCCACGAAGTGACCAAGGGGATAAACGAAAAAGAAATTACCGTCATCGATGCTGCCGGAAAGGCGGTCATTCCAGGTTTTGTAGATTCACACACCCATTTTGTATTCGGAGGATATCGGCCTGATGAATTTGCCTGGCGGCTCAGGGGTGATTCCTACATGGACATCATGAACCGGGGAGGCGGCATTGCCAACTCGGTGGGTGCCACCCGCAAAGCGTCTTTGGACGAGCTTCTAGTGGTAGGGACCAGGCGGCTTGATTCTATGCTTTCCTTTGGAGTGACTACAGTGGAGGGCAAAAGCGGTTATGGTCTGGACCGGAAAACGGAACTCAAACAACTTGAGGCAATGGCCCGCCTCAACAAGAGTCATGCCCTGGATATCGCCCCAACTTTTTTGGGTGCTCATGCCGTACCAACTGAATTTAAGGGCAAAACAGATGAATTCGTCGACCATGTCATGGAAATACTCCCGGAAGTCAAAGAAAAAGGACTGGCGGAATTCTGTGATATTTTCTGTGAAGAAAACGTATTTTCTGTGGATCAATCCAGGCGACTCCTCGTAAGAGCCAAAGAGCTGGGGCTCGGTGTCAAGATCCATGCCGATGAGATTGTACAGCTGGGCGGAACCGAACTGGCGGCAGAATTAGGTGCCGTGTCCGCGGATCACCTGCTCCAAGCCTCTGAACAGGGCATCCGTGATCTGGCCGCCTCCGGCACAGTGGCAACACTGTTGCCGGGAACCGCCTTCAGTCTCAAAGAAGATTATGCCCAAGGCCGCTCCATGATCGACCATGGGTGCGCAGTTGCCTTGGCAACAGATTTCAATCCGGGATCCTGTTTTTCCAACTCTATCCCCCTGATCTATGCCCTGGCTTGTCTCTACATGAAACTGAGTCCTGAGGAAGCACTAACTGCTTTGACCATCAACGGGGCTGCGGCTGTCGGGCGAGCTGATACCATTGGTTCCATTGATGTAGGGAAACAGGGAGATCTGGTCATTCTTGAGTACCCCTCTTACCGGTTCATTCCTTATCATGTGGGAGTAAATACCGTGGAAACGGTGATTAAAACCGGTAAGATTGTATTTTCCAAAAAACTATAA
- a CDS encoding 2-oxoacid:acceptor oxidoreductase subunit alpha, giving the protein MKQQNNIRFVQGNEACVEGAVYAGLDFFAGYPITPSTEIAEHLAQRLPEKGKKFIQMEDEIASMAAIIGASLTGNKVMTATSGPGFSLKQEALGYACMAEIPCVIANVQRGGPSTGNPTHVSQGDVNQARWGTHGDHSIIALTASNHQDVFKITVEAFNLAETYRTPVILLLDEVVGHMREKLVIPEPGELPVVGRLRTSVPKDVDYHPYLPREDGRLPMSDFGEQHRYNVTGLFHDMWGFPSNNPKVVNALLTHLVDKIENNVNDIAMYKEYWMEDAEYILISYGSSARSAIHMARNRRARGFKIGVLELQTIWPFPTEIVREKCADAKAVLVVEMNMGQVVTQVRNAVYNPNKVFLANRIDGQLISPTDIKTVLRMIQGRGV; this is encoded by the coding sequence ATGAAACAACAGAATAATATCAGGTTTGTCCAGGGCAACGAAGCCTGTGTCGAAGGGGCGGTTTACGCAGGCCTTGATTTTTTTGCAGGTTATCCCATCACCCCGTCCACTGAAATTGCAGAACATCTGGCGCAAAGACTGCCCGAAAAAGGGAAAAAATTCATCCAGATGGAAGATGAAATCGCCTCCATGGCCGCCATTATCGGCGCGTCTCTGACCGGCAACAAGGTCATGACGGCAACCTCCGGGCCCGGATTTTCCCTGAAGCAGGAAGCCTTAGGCTATGCTTGCATGGCGGAAATTCCCTGTGTTATCGCCAATGTCCAGCGTGGTGGGCCATCCACAGGCAACCCCACCCATGTGAGTCAGGGGGACGTGAACCAGGCCAGATGGGGAACCCACGGCGACCATTCCATCATCGCCCTTACCGCATCCAACCACCAGGATGTTTTCAAGATCACTGTTGAAGCCTTTAATCTGGCTGAAACCTACCGGACCCCGGTCATTCTCCTTCTGGACGAGGTCGTGGGCCACATGCGCGAAAAGCTGGTTATTCCTGAACCCGGCGAACTCCCGGTGGTCGGCCGTTTGAGGACCTCTGTGCCAAAGGATGTGGATTACCATCCGTATCTTCCCAGGGAAGACGGCCGGCTTCCCATGTCTGATTTCGGCGAGCAACACCGGTACAATGTCACCGGACTTTTTCACGACATGTGGGGTTTTCCCAGCAATAATCCCAAGGTTGTCAATGCACTTCTCACCCACCTGGTGGATAAGATTGAAAATAATGTCAACGACATTGCCATGTATAAGGAATACTGGATGGAGGATGCGGAATATATCCTGATTTCCTACGGATCATCTGCAAGATCGGCAATTCACATGGCCAGAAACAGAAGGGCCCGGGGTTTTAAAATCGGGGTCCTGGAACTGCAGACCATCTGGCCTTTTCCCACGGAAATTGTCAGGGAAAAATGTGCAGATGCCAAGGCGGTCCTTGTGGTTGAAATGAATATGGGCCAGGTTGTCACCCAGGTTAGAAATGCTGTTTACAACCCTAACAAAGTATTCCTGGCCAACCGGATTGATGGCCAGCTCATATCACCTACCGACATAAAAACCGTCTTGAGAATGATCCAGGGAAGGGGGGTGTAA
- a CDS encoding 4Fe-4S dicluster domain-containing protein, with protein MGKGKKIEHLIDQDWCKGCGICVYFCPKDVLELDTKGKVEAVRSEDCIACKLCEWRCPDLAIQIIEEEKAENETTE; from the coding sequence ATGGGAAAAGGCAAAAAAATTGAACATTTAATTGACCAGGATTGGTGCAAAGGGTGCGGCATCTGTGTCTATTTCTGTCCCAAGGACGTCTTGGAACTGGACACAAAGGGCAAGGTCGAGGCAGTCAGGTCGGAAGACTGCATCGCATGTAAACTGTGCGAATGGAGGTGTCCGGATCTTGCCATACAAATCATTGAAGAAGAGAAAGCGGAAAATGAAACAACAGAATAA
- a CDS encoding 2-oxoacid:ferredoxin oxidoreductase subunit beta, with the protein MTKNEFDYKDYIRARFFPHIWCPGCGHGIVLSTLLRAVHELGLDKNEIVMTSGIGCSSRISGYVDFHSLHTIHGRALAFATGVKLSKPKLKAIVPMGDGDALAIGGNHFIHAARRNIDITAIVMNNKIYGMTGGQFSPLSGQGKKATTAPYTTIDNDFDVVELAKAAGATFVARSTVYHANEAKDVLKKGIDHKGFSVVEILTQCPTYYGRKNKEGNAAQMMEVFKTNTVKIGSKKLEKNPGLIQRGIFVQDTEKLEYCEAYDKTIETAMKGKA; encoded by the coding sequence ATGACGAAAAATGAATTTGATTATAAAGATTATATCCGGGCCCGTTTTTTTCCTCATATCTGGTGCCCGGGCTGTGGCCACGGTATTGTTCTGAGCACGCTGCTCCGCGCCGTCCATGAGCTGGGGCTGGACAAAAACGAGATTGTCATGACTTCTGGAATCGGTTGCTCTTCCAGGATATCCGGGTATGTGGACTTTCACTCCCTGCATACCATCCATGGAAGGGCGCTGGCCTTTGCTACGGGCGTCAAACTGTCTAAACCGAAACTGAAGGCCATTGTTCCCATGGGCGACGGTGATGCCCTTGCCATCGGCGGAAACCACTTTATCCATGCGGCAAGAAGAAACATCGATATTACAGCGATTGTCATGAACAACAAGATATATGGCATGACGGGCGGACAGTTTTCCCCTTTGTCCGGCCAGGGCAAAAAAGCCACTACCGCCCCCTACACGACCATTGACAATGATTTTGACGTGGTTGAACTGGCAAAGGCTGCCGGCGCCACCTTTGTGGCCAGGTCTACGGTCTACCATGCCAATGAGGCCAAGGACGTGTTGAAAAAAGGGATCGACCACAAGGGGTTTTCCGTTGTTGAAATCCTTACCCAGTGTCCCACCTACTATGGCCGGAAAAATAAGGAAGGGAATGCCGCCCAGATGATGGAAGTGTTCAAGACGAATACCGTGAAAATCGGGTCTAAAAAGTTGGAAAAAAACCCCGGCCTGATTCAGAGGGGCATTTTTGTCCAGGACACAGAAAAACTTGAATACTGTGAGGCCTATGATAAAACCATCGAAACAGCAATGAAAGGAAAGGCATAA